From the genome of Oxyura jamaicensis isolate SHBP4307 breed ruddy duck chromosome 2, BPBGC_Ojam_1.0, whole genome shotgun sequence, one region includes:
- the LOC118162812 gene encoding probable G-protein coupled receptor 141, with the protein MPNSSLTQQNHSSNETLLDASERFHSVLIILYSIDLAGGTLGVIVISHQLFQRKSQSVMTIIIINLLVMHTFLLLSIPFGLSYYFLQEWKFGTFTCRLVSAIIYFHMYTTFTFYIAITVICLFRLEFKKYYTRAWVISVWLLGALVITPVFLSYYGTSRTYLSSQCFHFQQELQEIPMVIVNYCLVGILVAVCAVLTVFQLSVIYRLVVKYWPDINSHVEFRAQAKSFFFILVTLVLFMPHHVFRVHYIQNRHLDKDHKLLPYNEIFVALTTMCCLDMLFFIAGIAH; encoded by the coding sequence ATGCCTAATAGCAGCTTGACCCAGCAGAACCACTCCTCCAACGAGACACTGCTGGATGCCTCAGAGAGGTTCCACTCTGTTCTCATAATCCTGTACAGCATTGACCTGGCTGGCGGCACTCTTGGGGTCATTGTGATATCCCACCAGTTGTTTCAAAGGAAGTCACAATCTGTGATGACCATTATCATCATCAACCTCCTGGTGATGCACACCTTCCTGCTACTCAGCATTCCCTTTGGCCTCAGCTATTACTTTTTACAGGAATGGAAATTTGGGACATTCACCTGCAGGCTAGTGAGTGCCATTATCTACTTCCACATGTACACTACTTTCACGTTTTACATTGCTATCACAGTAATATGTCTCTTCCGACTTGAGTTTAAGAAGTACTACACTAGAGCGTGGGTGATTTCTGTCTGGCTGCTGGGAGCATTGGTGATTAcacctgtttttctctcttactATGGCACCTCTAGAACATACCTGTCCTCCCAGTGCTTTCACTTCCAGCAGGAGTTACAAGAAATACCCATGGTGATAGTAAACTACTGCTTGGTTGGAATTTTGGTGGCTGTTTGTGCTGTGCTCACTGTCTTCCAGCTATCTGTGATCTATAGACTGGTTGTGAAATACTGGCCTGACATCAACTCCCATGTGGAATTCAGGGCTCAGGCAAAGAGTTTCTTCTTTATCTTGGTAACGTTAGTGCTCTTTATGCCTCATCATGTATTCAGAGTACATTACATCCAAAACCGCCACCTGGATAAAGATCATAAACTTCTCCCATACAATGAAATTTTTGTAGCTTTAACAACAATGTGTTGCTTGGATATGTTGTTCTTCATAGCAGGAATAGCCCACTGA